In Littorina saxatilis isolate snail1 linkage group LG8, US_GU_Lsax_2.0, whole genome shotgun sequence, a single genomic region encodes these proteins:
- the LOC138972876 gene encoding uncharacterized protein, protein MKSPGGEQDSSLGVGAAVGVAVAVMVVIVVVFFVWLWRRHWVLPCAAATEREADVRLESRNVEPPQGIEHHGQGQSDDYEIQDIEGTTPSEYASLKIDDIGLRSVYSKITPTSTSTRTTVTADTGQVYENTDMSSRSPYVNESDYKR, encoded by the exons ATGAAATCACCAGGAGGCGAGCAGGACTCATCTCTGGGTGTGGGGGCTGCTGTGGGAGTGGCAGTGGCGGTGATGGTTGTCATCGTCGTTGTCTTCTTCGTCTGGCTCTGGCGTCGTCACTGGGTGCTGCCCTGTGCTGCTGCTacag AGAGGGAAGCTGATGTCAGACTGGAGAG CCGAAATGTAGAGCCACCACAAGGGATTGAACATCACGGCCAGGGACAGTCTGATGACTACGAGATACAAGACATTG AGGGCACAACTCCCTCTGAGTACGCCTCTCTCAAGATTGATGACATCGGATTAAGGTCTGTCTACTCCAAGATCACTCCTACCTCCACAAGCACGAGAACTACAGTAACAGCAGACACGG GTCAGGTGTATGAAAACACGGATATGTCAAGCAGAAGTCCGTACGTTAATGAATCTGACTACAAGCGTTGA
- the LOC138972188 gene encoding serine-rich adhesin for platelets-like, with translation MTVNRSHDGNKLRCDVDWVTDTTGPAYTISVAYEATISSFDVNSVTSDSLTVNTSDTVTLTCRGVGRPSPEMTLSSATKDAIGHIPQGTPSLEDKVTEVTGSVTAQCRDTGIYTCEASNGVGEKQTRRVTVFVRCKPEVLDNRPGDGGRMEIPSLNFTTKAVRLNFHFAAYPTPQLSDIKFFPQRPNTTSVGKPVKGNTIQVACSRHTDDLFNVTCAVTVNDITSSDAGFYQAVIGNSLGDVKVLFTLSGYICLSAVSVCGWALSVSVCDSLYLSISLSFSLSIYLSIFLSLSLSLSLSLSLSLSLSLSLSLSLSLSLSLSLSLSLSLSLSHTHTHSHSHIEHRNRTSPHYFAR, from the exons ACGAAGCAACCATATCGTCTTTCGATGTCAACTCAGTGACGTCAGACAGCCTAACGGTCAACACCAGTGACACGGTGACCTTGACCTGTCGAGGTGTTGGCAGACCCTCACCGGAAATGACTCTGTCCAGTGCCACCAAAGACGCCATCGGACACATCCCACAAGGAACGCCGTCTCTGGAGGATAAAGTAACGGAGGTGACTGGCAGTGTAACAGCACAATGTCGTGACACTGGTATCTACACGTGTGAGGCCAGCAATGGTGTTGGGGAGAAACAGACACGACGCGTCACTGTCTTTGTGCGCT GTAAACCTGAGGTGCTAGACAACAGACCCGGAGACGGCGGAAGAATGGAAATACCGTCTCTGAACTTTACCACCAAAGCTGTGCGTCTCAACTTCCATTTTGCAGCGTACCCTACACCACAGCTCAGTGATATCAAGTTCTTTCCACAACGACCAAACACAACCAGTGTGGGAAAGCCAGTAAAGGGAAATACAATTCAAGTTGCTTGTTCACGTCACACTGACGATTTGTTCAACGTCACCTGTGCTGTCACTGTGAATGATATCACAAGTTCGGACGCTGGGTTTTACCAAGCTGTGATAGGCAACAGTCTTGGTGATGTAAAGGTGCTCTTTACTTTGTCAGGATACATCTGTTTGTCtgcagtgtctgtctgtgggtgggcgttgtctgtgtctgtgtgtgactctctctatctatctatctctctatctttctctctatctatctatctctctatctttctctctctctctctctctctctctctgtctctctctctctctctctctctctctctctctctctctctctctctctctctctctctctctctctctctctctctctctctctctctctctctctcacacacacacacacactcacactcacacatcgAGCACCGAAATCGCACGTCTCCTCATTATTTTGCAAGGTAA